Proteins from a genomic interval of Papaver somniferum cultivar HN1 chromosome 4, ASM357369v1, whole genome shotgun sequence:
- the LOC113275416 gene encoding zinc finger CCCH domain-containing protein 15-like: MQKNDSSKSQDSSSSMKSSIDYQTPIRSPSNAEYYYVPASPNHKSSSSGGDSRFSSQNSSTFPPKSSICNSIYLTPPSSSSSSNEENNQITKEDRLYLARVILLYEQLMDRYELCWSYLEDSSRKVDILSQENAALRLLNRDLINRLSLSTEVSGNHQKNHRSAYISSGFPTLSIINDFPSLSIGDNGGSTGGGGGPNTKNDNRVAPSREAPVTSPTSVIGNNSKGFDEKPVQVQADRVSLPKSISIRSSAYLKMNQSNNPAATNTTAPSSNKTANRLRVASKPFIPSTAPRVNLPTVPAVGENKKGVDDQKKKKEEDPLELDVYNQGMSKTELCNKWQETGVCPYGDHCQFAHGIRELRPVIRHPRYKTEVCRMVLNGGFCPYGHRCHFRHALTDQEKRTGITHS; this comes from the exons ATGCAGAAAAACGATTCGTCTAAATCTCAGGACAGCAGTAGCAGTATGAAGTCGTCGATAGATTATCAAACACCGATTCGTTCACCGAGTAACGCAGAGTATTACTATGTACCAGCATCACCAAAtcataaatcatcatcatcaggtgGTGATTCAAGATTTAGTTCTCAGAATTCttcaactttcccgccaaaatcatcAATCTGTAACTCAATTTATCTAACTCctccttcatcttcatcttcttctaatgaAGAAAACAATCAAATTACAAAAGAGGATCGACTTTACCTTGCTCGTGTCATTCTACTGTATGAACAATTAATGGATCGGTATGAATTATGTTGGAGCTATCTCGAAGATTCGTCAAGGAAAGTTGATATATTAAGTCAAGAAAATGCTGCTCTTCGATTGCTTAACAGAGATCTGATAAATCGATTAAGTCTATCAACTGAGGTTTCTGGCAATCATCAGAAGAATCACCGCTCTGCTTACATTTCTTCTGGATTTCCAACTCTTTCGATCATCAACGATTTTCCTTCTCTCAGCATTGGAGATAATGGAGGCAGtactggtggaggtggtggacCTAATACTAAGAATGACAACCGAGTTGCACCGAGTCGTGAAGCTCCAGTTACGAGTCCAACCAGTGTAATCGGGAATAATAGCAAGGGGTTTGATGAGAAACCAGTTCAAGTTCAAGCAGATAGAGTTTCTTTGCCAAAGAGCATCTCCATTCGTTCTAGTGCTTACTTGAAGATGAATCAATCTAATAATCCTGCTGCTACCAATACAACTGCTCCTTCTTCCAACAAAACAGCCAACCGACTTCGTGTTGCTAGTAAACCATTCATTCCTAGCACTGCG CCTCGAGTTAATTTGCCTACTGTTCCTGCTGTTGGTGAGAACAAAAAAGGAGTTGatgatcaaaagaagaagaaggaggaggaccCACTGGAATTGGATGTATACAATCAAGGAATGTCAAAGACAGAGTTATGCAATAAGTGGCAAGAAACAGGTGTATGTCCATATGGGGACCATTGTCAATTTGCGCATGGAATTCGTGAACTACGTCCTGTGATTCGCCATCCTAGGTACAAAACTGAGGTTTGCAGAATGGTTTTAAATGGAGGTTTCTGTCCTTATGGTCATCGCTGCCATTTCCGTCATGCCCTGACTGATCAAGAGAAGCGTACCGGTATTACTCATTCTTAA